From the genome of Clostridium sp. BNL1100, one region includes:
- a CDS encoding DUF362 domain-containing protein has product MNKISLKLTKTYDENEILKALRESFEFIGGLDSIVKSGDTVLLKLNLTGPFRPEQAATTHPALVKMMVRLIKECGGHPIIGDGPATIKSPIKDTGIEDVAREEKVPAFLFEKFQQVHLSDYSIVEDISYSSDVLQADKVISMPKLKTHALTLYTGAIKNMFGAVAFEQRKALHKYKTQEEFSKLLTDIFSVRVPDLTVMDGIWGMDGIGPVHGNPVNFGVLLVSRDAVAIDALGATLLGYKIDDVQMIGRASERNLGESNLDNLFIDDSCYRERILHTANLIPTLQGGLRERFLKLVLGKIQCDSSKCSKCSACLDGCPANAITMDPYPVVDENACLHCFRCYEICFHGALSIKYKKINS; this is encoded by the coding sequence ATGAATAAGATTTCTTTAAAATTAACTAAAACATATGATGAAAATGAGATTTTGAAGGCGTTAAGAGAATCTTTTGAGTTTATAGGTGGATTGGACAGTATTGTAAAGTCAGGAGATACTGTTCTGCTAAAATTAAACTTAACCGGGCCTTTTCGCCCGGAACAAGCAGCTACAACCCATCCGGCTCTTGTAAAAATGATGGTTAGACTGATTAAGGAGTGTGGAGGACATCCGATTATAGGAGATGGACCTGCTACTATTAAATCTCCCATTAAAGATACTGGAATTGAGGATGTCGCACGGGAAGAGAAGGTACCGGCTTTTCTGTTCGAAAAATTCCAACAGGTGCATTTGTCAGATTATTCAATTGTAGAAGATATTTCTTATAGCTCTGATGTACTGCAAGCCGATAAGGTGATATCAATGCCAAAATTAAAAACTCACGCTCTTACATTATATACGGGAGCAATCAAAAACATGTTCGGAGCTGTAGCTTTTGAGCAGAGAAAAGCATTGCATAAATATAAAACTCAGGAAGAATTCTCAAAACTGCTAACAGATATATTTAGTGTCCGGGTACCTGATTTGACGGTAATGGATGGTATTTGGGGAATGGACGGCATAGGGCCTGTACATGGTAATCCTGTGAATTTTGGAGTGTTACTTGTTTCTCGGGATGCAGTTGCAATTGATGCTCTTGGTGCCACCTTATTGGGTTATAAAATTGATGATGTGCAAATGATTGGACGAGCCTCGGAGAGGAATCTTGGTGAATCTAATCTGGATAACCTGTTTATAGATGATAGTTGCTATAGGGAAAGAATATTGCATACCGCAAATTTAATACCCACTTTACAGGGGGGATTACGTGAAAGATTCCTAAAGTTGGTTCTTGGTAAGATTCAGTGCGATTCTTCCAAATGCTCCAAATGTTCTGCGTGTCTCGACGGATGTCCTGCCAATGCAATTACCATGGATCCTTACCCTGTAGTAGATGAGAACGCCTGTCTGCATTGCTTCAGATGTTATGAAATCTGCTTCCATGGAGCGTTATCTATAAAATATAAAAAAATAAATTCTTGA
- a CDS encoding radical SAM protein has product MSKYQINVVSLLYDYEDYEAADDLVAGYIIAMLRKEGHSTSLNEISRGCEDEDLVKLMQNMPDVVVFTIPRTSNIPELVSFSRYVKSKKPECKIVLAGWSHHSAPMNTELIMEQCSDIDVIIRGEGENTVTELVDLFIKNENLSSCLGITYRDNGRIIANDDRPLGSLDELPFPARDSQLLHNYSSMWISSARGCLGNCAFCAIPATRTKNDPVWRGRSPENVVEELKYLNNTYNIKQFNFLDPTFEDPGHKGKERIRKIAELILESDLDITFLAHMRAENWSEDDSELMELLYLAGLESVLVGVEAGNNSSLQLFNKRAKVENYFSFVDLTSKFNINIDCGFIMFHPYSTFEDLTANADFLKRIGLADTLCTYSSKLYLFPNTRIYQKLQEDNMLLNQGEGIYTLYDYKFLDERVKRLSDKMLTVNTVLSEKAFFHFKGITKLVTYISRMRRRLLKSSVLGHEYLSDNLSILEEAVRDMRKDIDDLNHTWFLKCIDWVKNDGSDNEFSEILKDHLLKIEEKIYKVQKIQLKYGMSIQRSLKI; this is encoded by the coding sequence ATGAGTAAATATCAAATAAATGTTGTGTCATTATTATATGACTACGAGGATTATGAAGCAGCTGATGACTTGGTTGCCGGGTATATAATCGCAATGCTTAGAAAAGAAGGGCATTCAACATCTTTAAATGAAATAAGCAGAGGCTGTGAAGATGAGGATTTAGTAAAATTAATGCAAAACATGCCGGATGTAGTAGTTTTTACAATACCTCGTACTTCAAATATTCCAGAGTTGGTATCCTTCTCACGTTACGTTAAATCTAAAAAACCTGAGTGCAAAATAGTACTAGCCGGTTGGAGTCATCATTCAGCACCAATGAATACAGAACTGATTATGGAGCAATGTTCCGATATTGATGTGATTATCCGTGGTGAAGGTGAAAATACAGTTACAGAACTGGTTGATTTGTTTATCAAAAATGAAAATCTGAGTTCTTGCTTGGGAATTACATACCGTGACAATGGGCGAATTATTGCAAACGATGATCGTCCGCTTGGTTCATTGGATGAGTTACCTTTTCCGGCGAGAGATTCACAGCTGCTCCACAACTATAGCTCAATGTGGATTTCTTCTGCAAGAGGATGTCTGGGCAACTGTGCCTTCTGTGCAATTCCGGCTACAAGAACCAAGAATGACCCGGTATGGAGAGGAAGATCCCCGGAAAATGTTGTTGAAGAATTAAAGTATTTAAATAATACCTACAATATAAAACAATTCAATTTTCTGGATCCTACATTTGAAGATCCGGGGCATAAGGGTAAAGAAAGGATAAGAAAGATAGCAGAATTAATTTTAGAATCAGACCTTGACATTACATTTCTTGCGCATATGCGTGCAGAAAATTGGTCAGAGGATGATTCTGAGTTAATGGAATTGCTGTATCTTGCCGGACTTGAATCAGTGCTTGTTGGTGTAGAGGCAGGAAACAACAGTAGTTTACAGCTATTTAACAAACGGGCTAAAGTAGAAAATTATTTTTCATTTGTTGATTTAACAAGTAAATTCAATATAAATATTGATTGCGGTTTTATTATGTTCCATCCATACAGTACCTTTGAAGATTTAACTGCTAATGCTGATTTTCTTAAAAGAATCGGACTGGCTGATACATTGTGTACATATTCATCAAAATTATATCTTTTTCCGAATACACGCATATATCAAAAGTTACAGGAAGATAACATGCTGTTAAATCAAGGTGAAGGTATTTACACTTTATATGATTATAAGTTTTTAGATGAGCGGGTTAAGAGATTGTCGGATAAAATGCTGACTGTTAACACTGTTTTATCTGAAAAAGCATTTTTTCATTTCAAAGGTATCACTAAGTTAGTAACATACATATCACGTATGCGTAGAAGGTTATTGAAATCAAGTGTTTTGGGACATGAGTATTTGTCTGACAATCTGTCCATTCTTGAGGAAGCTGTCAGGGATATGAGAAAGGATATTGATGATTTAAATCATACTTGGTTTTTAAAGTGCATTGATTGGGTGAAAAATGATGGTTCGGACAATGAATTTTCCGAAATACTGAAAGATCACTTACTGAAAATAGAGGAGAAAATTTATAAGGTTCAGAAAATTCAATTGAAATATGGTATGAGTATACAAAGGTCATTAAAAATTTAA
- a CDS encoding radical SAM protein: MENNMSIENFDIAVVILVYGENYEVADDLVAGYITAMLRKNGYSVDIIEIDKYNESTGLEYLTSKEYKMVIFTIPTSSNIPELINFSNYVKSKNPLCNTVLTGWDHHSAPIDIDAVIRSSEAIDVIIRGEGEQTVVELAELLYKNESLDNCEGITYRIGERIVTNNNRSPIACLDELPFPARDTHTKHSYESFRISSARGCLGNCTFCPVPAERVSGNSPWRGRTPENVVSELKELVNTFGIRHFMFIDPTFEDPGEKGKERIREISRLIIKENLNINFLVNMRAENWSDSDRELLELLYKAGLESVTVGIEAGNERTLRLFNKRAHIQDFFTFINLMKDFNIYLAYGFIMFHSYCEIQDLRDNNNFLKEAGIGHMMGAYLIKLKAFPRTQIFQKLQSDNLVKTTQNGVYSLFDYKYIDPRVQRLAEKMSWVEQQLNVRPDIHFYNIQKFTTFVSRIRRKIEKSDNQESMKYLLPIENAVEQMKSSLNELNHKWFSQCIDWVEQDGKDEEFDNIMNKHFADLKVEYDKVKSVQMRSGRGLIRIMNM, encoded by the coding sequence ATGGAAAACAATATGAGCATAGAAAATTTCGATATTGCAGTTGTCATATTAGTTTATGGAGAAAATTATGAAGTAGCGGATGATTTGGTAGCGGGTTATATCACAGCAATGTTAAGAAAGAATGGGTATTCCGTAGATATTATTGAAATCGACAAGTATAATGAGAGTACTGGTTTGGAATACTTGACATCTAAAGAATACAAAATGGTTATATTCACCATACCAACATCCTCCAATATTCCGGAGCTAATTAATTTCAGTAATTATGTAAAGAGTAAAAACCCTTTATGCAATACAGTTTTAACCGGTTGGGATCATCATTCTGCCCCGATTGATATTGATGCTGTGATTCGCTCCAGTGAAGCCATAGATGTGATTATAAGAGGAGAGGGAGAACAGACAGTTGTTGAGCTGGCTGAGCTGCTTTATAAAAATGAAAGCCTTGATAACTGCGAAGGTATAACATACCGGATTGGAGAACGCATTGTTACAAATAACAACCGATCTCCGATTGCGTGCTTGGATGAATTGCCGTTTCCGGCAAGAGATACACATACCAAACATTCTTATGAATCGTTTCGCATATCATCCGCCCGCGGATGCCTCGGGAATTGTACATTTTGTCCTGTTCCTGCGGAGAGAGTCAGCGGGAACTCACCTTGGAGGGGAAGAACGCCTGAAAATGTTGTTTCTGAATTAAAAGAGCTGGTTAATACTTTTGGTATAAGGCACTTCATGTTCATTGACCCTACTTTTGAAGATCCGGGAGAAAAGGGTAAGGAAAGAATCAGGGAAATATCCCGATTAATTATAAAAGAGAATCTAAATATTAATTTTCTGGTAAACATGAGGGCTGAAAACTGGTCTGATTCTGACAGAGAACTATTGGAATTGCTCTATAAAGCAGGTCTGGAATCTGTAACTGTGGGAATTGAAGCAGGAAATGAAAGAACCTTGAGACTTTTTAACAAGCGTGCCCACATACAGGATTTCTTTACTTTTATCAACCTTATGAAAGATTTCAATATATATCTTGCGTATGGGTTTATTATGTTTCACTCCTATTGTGAAATTCAGGATCTCAGAGATAATAATAATTTCCTGAAAGAAGCAGGAATAGGGCATATGATGGGAGCATACTTGATAAAACTAAAGGCTTTTCCAAGGACTCAAATTTTTCAGAAATTGCAAAGTGATAACCTTGTTAAAACAACACAAAATGGAGTTTACAGTTTATTTGATTACAAATACATCGATCCGCGTGTTCAAAGGCTGGCAGAAAAAATGTCCTGGGTTGAACAACAGTTAAATGTCAGACCGGATATTCACTTTTACAATATTCAGAAGTTTACAACCTTTGTATCCAGAATACGCAGAAAAATAGAGAAATCAGACAATCAAGAGTCCATGAAATATCTGTTACCTATAGAAAATGCAGTTGAGCAAATGAAAAGCTCCCTGAACGAGTTAAACCATAAATGGTTTTCACAGTGCATTGACTGGGTTGAGCAGGATGGTAAGGATGAAGAATTTGATAATATTATGAATAAGCATTTTGCTGATTTAAAAGTGGAATATGACAAGGTTAAATCTGTGCAGATGAGAAGTGGAAGAGGATTGATACGGATTATGAATATGTAA
- a CDS encoding carbamoyltransferase C-terminal domain-containing protein: MYILGMGGSDHSFAACLVSENGVVCAVEEERITREKYSLGPNSLYANCRKYCLNELNLSIDDIDMIVGNDILHPMTYFPVRKRIELINHHLAHAYSAFYTIPHDETAILVVDGTGSKVNKENKIAETVTYAVGRSGDVEIIDKVGGLGWSKDDEHETLTENSLGDFYRKFTEEIGFGYLQDGKTMGLAPYGTDKFYNEVKSFVKFLGDGQFEIKINEPYIGEFVQKILSSQANEKDLFQAKADIAWATQTVLEDCMFYCVDYLHKKAPKDVLCIAGGVGLNSVVNGKIKEKSKFKHVYVPPYTSDSGTAVGAAFYGYNLLSKNKPLKKSATYNAFTGHTYSEPEILEALKSFENADIEYKYYDNVCPIVAEALKEGKIIGWFQEGSEMGPRALGHRSILADPRDPEMKDKLNYRVKKREGFRPFAPAVLQEQAANYFNIDFSSPFMLFVVDVKEDKKKVIPAVTHVDGSARVQTVDQKENPIFYNLINEFYKITDVPVLLNTSFNVLKEPIVETPKDAITSFYNSQIDLLCIGNWIVTKTKIKD; the protein is encoded by the coding sequence ATGTACATATTAGGTATGGGAGGCTCTGACCACAGTTTTGCGGCTTGTTTGGTATCAGAAAATGGAGTTGTTTGTGCAGTAGAAGAAGAAAGAATTACACGTGAGAAATATAGTTTGGGACCTAATTCACTGTATGCTAATTGCCGCAAGTATTGCTTAAATGAATTAAATTTGAGTATTGATGATATCGACATGATAGTTGGAAATGATATTTTACATCCAATGACATACTTTCCTGTGAGAAAACGTATTGAACTTATAAATCATCATCTTGCTCATGCATATTCTGCTTTTTATACAATTCCACATGATGAAACGGCTATATTGGTAGTGGATGGGACTGGCAGTAAAGTGAATAAAGAAAATAAAATCGCTGAAACTGTAACATATGCAGTAGGGAGATCCGGTGATGTGGAAATTATCGATAAAGTAGGCGGACTGGGATGGTCAAAGGATGATGAGCATGAAACATTAACTGAAAATTCCCTTGGAGATTTTTATAGGAAATTTACTGAAGAAATCGGTTTTGGTTATTTGCAGGATGGGAAAACTATGGGACTGGCTCCTTATGGAACTGATAAATTCTACAATGAGGTTAAATCATTTGTAAAGTTTTTAGGGGATGGACAGTTTGAAATCAAAATTAATGAACCTTATATAGGAGAATTTGTACAAAAAATATTAAGTAGTCAAGCCAATGAGAAGGATTTATTCCAAGCTAAGGCGGATATAGCTTGGGCAACACAGACTGTTCTTGAAGACTGCATGTTCTATTGCGTGGACTATTTACATAAAAAAGCTCCAAAGGATGTTTTATGTATTGCCGGAGGAGTGGGTCTGAACAGTGTAGTTAATGGAAAGATTAAAGAAAAGTCAAAATTTAAGCATGTATATGTTCCGCCTTATACTTCAGATTCCGGTACAGCAGTGGGAGCAGCGTTCTACGGATATAATCTGCTTTCAAAAAATAAACCTCTTAAAAAAAGTGCTACATATAATGCATTTACAGGACATACATATTCCGAACCGGAAATTCTTGAAGCGTTAAAATCATTTGAGAATGCAGATATTGAGTATAAATATTATGATAATGTTTGCCCTATAGTGGCGGAAGCTTTAAAGGAAGGTAAAATTATCGGTTGGTTCCAGGAAGGATCAGAAATGGGGCCTCGTGCTTTAGGACATAGAAGTATATTAGCAGATCCGAGAGATCCTGAAATGAAGGACAAGCTGAACTACAGAGTAAAGAAACGTGAAGGCTTCAGGCCATTTGCACCGGCTGTCCTGCAAGAACAGGCAGCAAATTACTTTAACATTGATTTCTCCTCACCATTTATGTTGTTTGTAGTAGATGTAAAAGAGGATAAAAAGAAAGTCATTCCTGCAGTTACTCATGTTGATGGTAGTGCCAGAGTTCAGACTGTAGATCAGAAAGAAAATCCAATTTTTTATAATTTGATAAACGAATTTTATAAAATAACAGACGTACCTGTCTTGTTAAATACGTCCTTTAATGTTTTAAAGGAACCTATTGTAGAAACTCCAAAAGATGCTATTACATCTTTTTATAATTCACAGATTGATTTACTTTGTATTGGTAATTGGATAGTTACAAAGACAAAAATAAAGGATTAG
- a CDS encoding radical SAM protein gives MKKVLLIYPMSRSADTIEHIGLGYIASALRQKNHQVKLFVYQVNQNTQTLLEEIKLFKPDFIGFTTFIESMANIIEICKMIKNIDKSINIVFGGHAAAQEAESILADNECVDYIAQGEGEITLCELLDSYDDSIRLKEVSGIVYRLEDKKIRFNQPRESISDLDSLAFPARDIYKEAEVKPPIALLSTSRGCLGHCSFCSYSSKRNAGTAVWRGRSPENVVDEIEQLVKEYGMSTFFITDVTYEDPGSKGKKRIEAIAREIIKRNLDISYEVHMRAENWTEKDQPLLELLFESGLESVVVGIESGSAKTLKVYSKIATPQDNVRIVNLLKNAHISLEYGFIMFQPYTSFEDCYENIQFFHNTGLGYNIKCILTRLEVYPGVSIEEKLAQDGLLEKASFNEGNIFNYRFVDERIKVLSDSLCELPLKVASIEEFDLVNTRLRILLARIWRRLYAKGLMQDEIIQFADNIDKLSMEMMKNNTEFLNECLKLAKSTWSDDIFNSLVKRYIIDYLPEKIEEVKRIQFDFWRKLNRNKIDISKLKF, from the coding sequence ATGAAAAAAGTACTATTGATATACCCTATGAGCCGCAGTGCAGATACTATTGAACATATTGGTTTAGGCTATATTGCTTCTGCGTTACGACAAAAAAACCATCAGGTAAAATTATTCGTATACCAAGTTAATCAGAATACGCAAACCCTGCTGGAAGAAATCAAATTATTTAAGCCTGATTTTATTGGTTTTACAACATTTATTGAAAGCATGGCAAATATTATAGAAATTTGCAAGATGATAAAAAATATAGATAAATCAATAAATATAGTTTTTGGAGGACATGCAGCTGCTCAGGAAGCAGAAAGCATTTTGGCGGATAATGAATGTGTTGATTATATTGCTCAGGGAGAAGGTGAGATTACTCTATGTGAACTTCTTGATTCCTATGATGATTCCATTCGGCTCAAAGAAGTATCAGGGATAGTATATCGGCTTGAGGATAAGAAAATAAGGTTTAATCAACCTCGTGAAAGTATAAGTGATCTTGATTCACTAGCTTTCCCGGCACGGGATATCTACAAAGAGGCTGAGGTAAAGCCACCGATTGCATTACTTTCAACAAGCAGAGGATGCCTCGGTCATTGTTCTTTTTGCAGTTATTCCAGTAAGAGGAATGCAGGAACTGCTGTCTGGAGGGGGCGAAGTCCGGAAAACGTGGTAGATGAAATTGAGCAGTTGGTAAAAGAGTATGGAATGAGCACATTTTTTATTACTGATGTTACATATGAAGACCCCGGCTCAAAAGGTAAAAAGCGAATCGAAGCAATTGCCCGTGAAATTATTAAGCGAAATCTGGATATCAGTTATGAAGTACACATGAGAGCAGAAAACTGGACAGAAAAAGATCAGCCCTTACTTGAATTGCTATTTGAATCTGGGCTTGAGTCAGTTGTTGTTGGAATAGAATCAGGAAGTGCAAAAACCCTGAAAGTATACAGTAAAATTGCTACCCCGCAAGATAATGTGCGTATTGTAAATTTACTCAAAAATGCACATATCTCCTTGGAGTATGGTTTTATAATGTTTCAACCCTATACTTCTTTTGAAGATTGTTATGAGAATATACAATTCTTTCACAATACAGGGCTTGGCTATAATATTAAATGTATTTTAACACGATTGGAAGTCTACCCCGGCGTAAGCATCGAGGAGAAGCTCGCTCAGGATGGATTGCTTGAAAAAGCTTCATTTAATGAGGGAAATATATTTAATTATCGTTTTGTAGATGAAAGGATAAAGGTTTTATCTGACAGTTTATGCGAATTGCCTTTAAAAGTAGCGTCTATTGAAGAATTTGATTTGGTGAATACACGGTTAAGAATTTTATTGGCTAGAATTTGGCGCAGACTATATGCAAAAGGGCTGATGCAGGATGAAATTATACAGTTTGCAGATAATATCGATAAATTATCAATGGAAATGATGAAAAACAATACAGAATTTTTGAATGAATGTTTGAAATTAGCTAAATCTACTTGGTCCGATGATATTTTCAATAGTTTGGTAAAAAGATATATTATAGATTACTTACCTGAAAAAATTGAAGAAGTTAAAAGAATTCAGTTTGATTTCTGGCGTAAGCTGAACCGAAATAAAATTGATATTTCAAAATTAAAATTTTAA
- a CDS encoding U32 family peptidase, which produces MILYSPANSIEEAEEVIKAGADGIYIGGVTTIYSNYPYGSNGWTVGENKLSVKEFKELVKFCHRNKVLAQYNVYTDCLSDSVSTEHNLAEYFSDYVKFGLDAGVDSILLDDISAIMRVNKIDPNIDIHASFLFDIVNTEQLKFFKSLNVKTVELSPQLAIKEIYELSENSPLSLGLISHLNCAAYEGSCYIDHFIENDHKMIPIGLPCKSNYRLTIDEDKTVEGSFIDMTLSCSVCNMPTLINSNINYIKIPGRHIDFSLILNWTMVYREAINLLKGGHINTVQELRDNIIKKYPNWSLWCRLNRKKGCLYDNENSVSKFCMSRVILNNNGT; this is translated from the coding sequence ATGATACTCTATTCGCCTGCAAATTCAATAGAAGAAGCAGAAGAGGTTATAAAGGCTGGAGCAGACGGTATTTATATTGGAGGGGTAACAACAATATACTCAAATTATCCCTATGGCAGTAATGGCTGGACAGTAGGAGAAAATAAACTTTCAGTAAAGGAATTTAAAGAACTTGTTAAGTTCTGTCATAGGAACAAGGTTTTAGCTCAATACAATGTCTACACTGATTGTCTAAGTGACTCTGTATCTACTGAGCATAATTTAGCAGAATATTTTTCGGATTATGTAAAATTTGGATTGGATGCCGGCGTTGATAGTATTTTATTGGATGATATCAGCGCAATAATGAGAGTTAACAAGATTGATCCAAACATAGATATCCATGCCAGTTTTTTATTTGACATTGTAAATACTGAACAACTAAAGTTTTTTAAAAGTCTCAATGTAAAAACAGTTGAACTCTCCCCCCAATTGGCAATAAAGGAGATTTACGAATTAAGTGAAAATTCTCCTTTAAGTCTGGGATTGATTAGTCATTTAAATTGTGCTGCTTACGAGGGATCATGCTATATTGATCATTTTATTGAAAATGACCACAAGATGATTCCAATAGGGCTTCCCTGCAAATCAAACTATAGATTAACTATTGATGAAGATAAAACAGTGGAAGGATCTTTTATTGATATGACACTAAGCTGTTCTGTTTGTAATATGCCGACTTTGATAAACTCTAATATTAACTATATAAAAATTCCGGGAAGGCATATCGATTTTAGTTTAATTTTGAATTGGACAATGGTTTACCGGGAAGCCATAAACTTATTAAAAGGCGGACATATAAACACTGTACAGGAACTTAGGGATAATATAATTAAAAAGTATCCAAATTGGAGTCTTTGGTGTCGGTTAAATCGTAAAAAGGGATGCTTGTATGATAATGAAAATAGCGTAAGCAAATTTTGTATGAGCAGGGTGATTTTAAATAATAATGGAACATGA
- a CDS encoding radical SAM protein has translation MKTNEFSITFLTPPKDKKGDIRDLRDDILDNYGLNSIIATLNDNGYDVDYFNADLLNLSCEQVVKILLYKQKTSLLGISVLENNIEITCKLIHELAKNDYTPKIVVGGFFPTLNYEEIMQECPEIDFCILGEGEISMLELVKSLENNNPIHDIPGLVYRENNEIKVIPQQEINLNQLPAAAKTHMPYLFERGGSAYVVTSRGCYSNCTFCSIKAFYNYIKDKAWRQIEIKKIVDEIEVLATKWEHRIIPIWDDNIISGKSGKTRAYEFIDEIKKRNLHVKFFINCRVDDVDRDLFIKLKEIGLARVGLGIENLVPEHLKFYGKGINVDKIKNAVNILDELEIKSYLTFILFNPFTKFEDIRVNLDFFLNRLEKESGSSFGNLLLPSVSILGLSVGSSILSHPVIKEIAVKKGFHYDYEIIDKEVELFKRLVFYMSTQWWPVYITLVHLEYYIFNPFYEPLAKPVPAETISEYNSIWHDLAKLHLLSYKNILDNLSDNNLNCESILSGFITELNQLIQRLKSFISNNKFDNSFMKIQYYTFKKDNDWVLFDITKTEFFIITELDNKVIQKYNLLDEKQIIDLLLNEYDNSSITASLEKIRTLISNGNLVYSNYQLKEISENQFKRTAQIILKSKY, from the coding sequence ATGAAAACAAACGAATTTTCTATTACATTTTTAACGCCTCCTAAAGATAAAAAAGGAGACATAAGAGATTTACGGGATGATATTCTTGATAATTACGGATTGAATTCAATTATTGCAACACTAAACGATAATGGTTATGATGTAGATTATTTTAATGCTGACCTGTTAAACCTTTCCTGTGAACAAGTAGTTAAGATATTACTTTACAAACAGAAGACATCGCTATTAGGAATTTCCGTGTTGGAAAATAATATAGAGATAACCTGTAAATTGATTCATGAACTGGCAAAAAACGATTATACACCTAAAATTGTTGTAGGGGGCTTTTTCCCTACATTAAATTATGAGGAGATAATGCAAGAATGTCCGGAAATTGACTTTTGCATACTTGGTGAAGGCGAAATCAGTATGCTGGAATTAGTTAAGAGCTTGGAAAATAACAATCCGATTCATGATATTCCCGGTTTGGTTTACAGAGAAAATAATGAGATAAAAGTCATACCACAGCAGGAAATAAATTTGAACCAATTACCTGCTGCGGCTAAAACACACATGCCATATTTGTTCGAGCGTGGAGGAAGTGCTTATGTAGTTACCTCAAGAGGATGCTACAGTAATTGTACATTTTGTTCAATTAAAGCGTTTTATAACTATATAAAAGACAAAGCATGGCGTCAGATAGAAATTAAAAAGATTGTTGATGAAATTGAAGTGCTGGCTACCAAGTGGGAGCATCGTATTATTCCCATTTGGGACGATAATATTATTTCGGGAAAGAGCGGTAAAACAAGGGCATATGAGTTTATAGATGAGATAAAAAAGAGAAATTTACATGTGAAATTTTTTATAAATTGCCGTGTTGATGATGTAGATAGGGATTTATTTATTAAATTAAAAGAAATAGGTCTGGCAAGAGTGGGATTAGGTATTGAGAATCTGGTTCCGGAGCATTTGAAATTTTATGGAAAAGGTATTAATGTTGATAAAATAAAAAACGCTGTAAATATCCTTGATGAATTGGAAATCAAATCTTATTTGACTTTTATCTTATTTAATCCCTTTACCAAATTTGAAGATATTAGAGTTAATCTGGACTTCTTTTTAAACAGGCTCGAGAAAGAGTCAGGGAGTTCTTTTGGGAATCTATTACTTCCGTCAGTTTCTATTTTAGGTTTGTCAGTAGGCTCAAGTATATTATCCCATCCTGTCATTAAAGAAATAGCTGTAAAAAAAGGCTTTCATTACGATTATGAGATAATTGACAAAGAGGTTGAGCTGTTTAAACGTCTGGTATTCTATATGTCCACACAATGGTGGCCTGTTTACATAACTCTGGTACATCTTGAGTATTATATATTTAATCCTTTTTACGAACCATTGGCTAAACCTGTTCCAGCTGAAACCATTAGTGAATACAACTCAATTTGGCATGACTTGGCGAAGCTTCACTTGTTATCCTACAAGAATATACTGGACAACCTCAGTGATAATAATTTAAATTGCGAAAGTATACTTTCCGGATTTATTACGGAGTTAAATCAATTGATACAAAGGCTTAAGAGCTTTATTAGTAATAATAAATTCGATAATTCTTTTATGAAAATTCAGTATTATACTTTCAAAAAGGATAATGATTGGGTACTTTTTGATATTACAAAGACTGAGTTCTTCATTATTACAGAGTTAGATAACAAGGTGATACAAAAGTACAATTTATTGGACGAAAAGCAGATTATTGACTTATTGCTTAATGAGTATGATAATTCAAGCATTACGGCTTCACTGGAAAAGATAAGGACGTTAATTTCAAATGGAAACCTTGTTTATTCCAATTATCAATTAAAAGAGATTAGTGAAAACCAATTCAAGCGTACAGCTCAGATTATTCTTAAAAGTAAGTATTAA